Genomic segment of Paraburkholderia agricolaris:
TTGCTGTATCGCACCCTGCAGGGGCCGAAAGCAGGTCTGCCGGTCAAATTCGACTATTTCAATGGACGTTCACGCGATTCAGTCGTGGTCGACACCATTCGGCAGACGATCGAAACGGCGCGCAAGAAATTTCCGGGCAGGCCGATGGAGGCCTGGCGCATGCCGATCTACTGGAAATACTTTACGGATCAAGCTGACGATCCGGCGCATCTGCCGCTCCCCGATGACGATGAACGCAGCAGCACGACGTGGGCAGAACTTGGCCTCGGGCCGAAGATGGTGCCGTTGAATGGCGGCGAGCAGTGGGTCGGCCTCATGGAACTGGGGAATGGCCACCCGGTGCTCTACTCCGTTACCGAGGCGGGCGGCCAGAATCAGTTCATCGACCCGTCGGGACATGGAACGCCCCATCTCACCGACCAGGTGCAGATGCATGCGCAGAACCATCTCAAACGTATCGACCTCGATCCGGAGGATGTCCGGCGCAGCCGGAGCGCTTCGGTGACGCTCGAGTACGGCGGATCGTGATTGCCGCCATGCACCCGGACTGCGGCACCGGGTGCCGTCCGCGCGCCGGGAGCCGTTGGCGTTGCCGCGCGATCTGAATCAACACCAACGCGAGGCCTGCCGCGGCGATAAGCGCGCCGGCAATCGGGGCGGCCGAGTAGCCGAATCCCGTTGAAATGGTCGCACCGCCCGCGGCCGCACCCAATGCATTGCCGAGATTGAACGCGCCCACGTTGACCGAGGACGCGAGCCCGGGCGCTTCGGCTGCGGCGCGCATCATGCGCATCTGCAACGGCGGCACGACAGCGAAGGTTGCAATTCCCCACACGAGCAGGCCAATGGCGGCGCCGACGTGGCTTGTCGCGATCGTAGGGAAGGCGAGCATGACCGCGATCAGCAGCACGAGAAAGCCGATCAGGCTGCCGTCGAGCGAGCGGTCGGCGAATCGGCCACCCACGACGTTACCGATCGAAAAACCGGTGCCGATCAACGCGAGCATCGCGGTAATGAACACGGGCGATGCGCCGGTGATGTGGGTCAGCGCGCCGGCAGCAGTCCCATCGGCGAGAACTCGGTTGTGCCGATGCCGAACGCGCCGACCGCAAGTGCAAGCAGCGGCAGCGTCGCGCTACCGCGCGGGGCTTCGCTCGAAGACAGGATCAGAAGATGAGGCAAAGTGTGCGCGCTTTACTTTTGCAGAAAAACTGGTCTATAAAGGAAATTATTTTGATTTAAAGTCAAGAATGAAAATCACGCTGGATGAGCTGCAAACCTTCGCGACGGTGGTCGACACGGGATCGATCACGGCGGCCGCGCAGCAGCTCGAGCAGACGGTCTCGGCGGCGAGCCGGACCCTGGGCAGGCTCGAGGAGAAGCTGAAGACGACCTTGCTGCGTCGAACCACGCGCCGGCTGGAACTGACCGAGGAGGGGCGGACGTTCCTGCAGAATGCGCGGGCGATTCTCGAATCGGTGGAGAGCGCGGAGGAACAGATGGTGGCGCGGCGGGACAAGCCGTCTGGGCGGCTGCGGGTCGACGCCGCGTCGCCGTTCATGCTGCACGTGATCGTGCCGCTCGTGCGGGGCTACCGGGAGCGCTATCCCCATGTCGAGCTGGAACTGAACAGCAACGAAGGGATTATCGATCTGCTGGAACGGCGCACCGATGTGGCGATCCGGATCGGCCGCCTGAAAGATTCGACGCTGCATAGCCGGCTCATTGGCAACAGCCGGCTTCGGATTCTGGCGAGTCCCGGTTTTCTGGAGGCGCACGGCCAGCCGCGCAAGGTCGAGGATCTCGGCAAGCACGCGCTGCTGGGATTCAATCAGCCGGAGTCGCTGAACGTCTGGCCCGTGCTCGGGGCCGACGGGGAACTGCATCGCATCGAGCCGACGGTCTACTCGTCCAGCGGCGAGACGCTCAGGCAACTGGCGCTGGATGGCGTCGGCATTGCCTGCCTGTCGGACTTCATGACCGGACAGGATCGCGAATCAGGACGGCTCGTGCAGGTTCTCAGCCGCCAGACCCAGGACATCCGGCAGCCGATCCACGCCGTCTATTATCGGAACACGGCCATTTCCTCAAGAATTGCTTCGTTTGTCGACTACCTGGTCAAAGCGTTCGAGACGCGCTGAGTCACGATAGTCGCGCAGCCACTGCTCGCGTTTTAGCGCCGCGGCAGTAACATTGCGTTCCTTGACGTGACCGAAACCGCGGATTTCATCGGGCAGGTTGGCGAGCTTCATCGCAACATCGAATCGCGTGCTGTCGAGCGTCGTGCAGAACTCGTCGATCAGCGTGACGTACTGTTCGATCAACTCACGTTCATTGCGGCGCTCGGCCGTCTTGCCGAACACATCGAGCGCGGTGCCGCGCAGGACTTTGAGTCTGGCGAGCACACGGAACAGGCTGAGCGTCCATTGGCCAAAGCGCTGTTTCTTCAGGTGGCCGTGTTCGTCGCGTTTAGCCAGTAGCGGTGGCGCAAGATGGAAAGCGAGCTTGTAGTCGCGGCCCGGTTCGCCTTCGAATTGCGCGCGCAGTTTGTCCAGGTACGCCGGGTCCGCGTAGAGACGGGCGACTTCGTACTCGTCTTTATAGGTCATCAGTTTGGCGAGATTGCGCGCGACTACCGGCGTGAGGCGTAGCTTTGCACCCGCTGCCAGCTTCGTTTCGGCGGCGCGCATCCGTTCGACCACGTTCACGTAACGCGCCGCATAGCGTGCGTTCTGATAGAGGCCAAGCCGTTCGACGTTGCGTTCGATCAGACGTTCGAGCGACTCCGGCATCTGCACGACAATCGCCTGCTGCTTTTTTGCATGCGGTGCAAACGCACCTGCTGCGGCCTCGCCGTGCTGCGCGACATAGCGCCCCCACTCGAAGGCGAGTCGATTCTTTTCGACCGCCACACCGTTAAGCTCGATGGCCCGATCGAGGCTTTCGTAGCCGACGGGCAGCCAGCCGCGTTGCCATGCAAAACCGAGCAGCAACGGGTTGGCGTACAGCGTGTCGCCGAGCAGATCGAGCGCAAGACGATTCGCATCGATGAAATCGCAATCGTCGCCGATACTTTGCTGCAAGTCGTGCCGCGTCTCATCGGCAGGGAAGCTCCACTGCGGGTCGCGGACGAATTGCGCGGTCGGCGTCGCGCTATTGTTGATCGCGGCCCTGGTCACGCCGCGTTGCGTGCGGGAAAGCACTTCGGCGGAAGCGGAAACGATCGCATCGCAGCCGATAATCAGACGCGCTTCACCGGTCGCAATGCGGGTGGCATGCAACTGCCCGGGCGTCGCCGCGATCTGCACGTGGCTGAGCACTGCGCCGCCTTTTTGTGCGAGGCCGGCCATGTCGAGTACGGTGACGCCCTTGTTTTCCAGGTGAGCGGCCATGCCCAGCAGGCCGCCGATCGTCACCACGCCCGTGCCGCCAACACCGGTCACCAGCACGCCATAGGGCTTCGACAGGGCGGCAATCACAGGCCGGGGTAGCGCCGCGAAATCCGGCAGTGCGGCGTCTGAACTGGCCTTACCCGGTTTCTTCACCTGCGCGCCTTCCGCCGTCACGAAGCTCGGGCAAAAGCCGTTCACGCATGAGAAATCCTTATTGCACGAGGACTGGTTGATCTTGCGCTTGGTGCCGAGCGGTGTTTGCAAGGGTTCGACCGAGAGGCAGTTCGATTGCACCGAGCAATCGCCGCAACCTTCGCATACCGCATCGTTAATGAAGGCGCGTTTGGCGGGATCGGGATAGGTGCCGCGTTTGCGGCGCCGGCGTTTTTCGGTGGCGCAGGTCTGGTCGTAGATCAGGATCGAGGTACCCGCCATGTCGCGCAACTCGCGCTGCAATCGATCGAGTTCATCGCGGTGGTAGACCTTCACATCGTCGGGAAGACGCACCTTCGCGTCGTATTTCTCCGGCTCGTCGGTGACGATCAGCACGCGCTTCGCACCCTCCGCGACCACCTGAAACGCGATCTGCGGAACCGTGAGCACGCCGTCGACCGGCTGGCCGCCGGTCATCGCAACCGCGTCGTTGTAGAGCACCTTGTAGGTGACATTCGCACCCGCTGCAATCGATGCACGAATCGCGAGGAGACCTGAGTGAAAGTAGGTGCCGTCGCCGAGATTGACGAACACGTGCCGCTCGTTCGTGAAATGCATCTGCCCGGTCCACGCGACGCCTTCGCCGCCCATCTGGCTGAACGTCTCCGTATTGCGGTCCATCCACATCGACATATAGTGGCAGCCGATGCCGGCCAGCGCGCGTGAACCCTCGGGCACGCGGGTCGACGTGTTGTGCGGGCAGCCGGAGCAAAACCACGGCTGCCGTTCGGCGACGGAACGCGGCGTGGCGGCTTCACGCTCTTTTGCCTCGATGATGGCAACCCGCGCTTCGATCCGCTCCCGCACGTCGGCCGGCAGGTCGGCCTGCGCCAGGCGCCGCGCGATCGCCTTCGCGATCAGGGCAGGCGAGAGCTCGTAATGCGCCGGCAGCAGCGTCTGTCCGCGCGGCACGGACCATTCCCCGCCGGCGTTGTCGCGCTGATCGAACTTGCCGAATACCTTGGGACGGACATCGTCGCGCCAGTTGTACAGCTCTTCCTTCAGCGCATATTCGAGAATCTGTCGCTTCTCTTCAACAACGAGGATTTCGTCGAGGCCGGTGGCGAAGTCACGCGCGTTCTGCGCATCGAGCGGCCATACGCAGCCCACTTTCAATACGCGAATGCCGATGCGCGCGCAGGTCTCGTCGTCGAGCGACAGATCGGCGAGCGCCTGGCGCACGTCGAGATAGGCCTTGCCCGCGGTCATGATGCCCAGACGCGGCGTGGGGCTGTCGATCACCACACGGTTGAGTTTGTTCGCGCGAACGTAGGCGAGCGCCGCATACCACTTGTGATTGAGCAGGCGGGCTTCCTGGGCGAGCGGCGGATCGGGCCAGCGGATATTGAGCCCGCCCTCGGGCATGTCGAAGTCGTCCGGCAAGACGATCTGCAAACGGTCCGGATCGATATCGATCGACGCGCTCGATTCGACCACGTCGGTCACGCATTTCATCGCGACCCACAGGCCGGAATAGCGGCTCATTGCCCAGCCGTGCAGTCCGTAGTCGAGATACTCCTGCACGCTTGCCGGATAGAGCACCGGAATGCCGCTCGCGACGAACATATGCTCGGACTGGTGCGCGACCGACGACGACTTCGCCGCATGATCGTCGCCCGCGAGTACCAGCACGCCACCATTCGGATCCGTGCCCGCGGAATTCGCGTGCTTGAAAACATCCCCGGTACGGTCGACGCCCGGACCTTTGCCGTACCACATGCCGAATACGCCATCGACCTTGGCGCCGGGCCACAGGTTGATCTGTTGCGTGCCCCATACGGCCGTGGCCGCCAGATCCTCGTTAACCCCTGGCTGGAACACCACATCGTGTTCCTTGAGATGCTTCTTCGCTTTCCACAAGCCTTGATCCAGCGCGCCGAGCGGAGAGCCGCGATAGCCGGACACATAGCCCGCGGTATTGAGACCGGCGCGCTGATCGCGCGCCTTCTGCAACATCGGCAGACGGACCAGCGCCTGCGTGCCGCTCATGTAGACACGGCCTTTTTTGAGTGTGTATTTGTCGTCGAGCGATACGGTGGCGAGTGCGTCACGTAGCTCGGGCGATAGCGGGGCATTCATGGTCCATGTCTCCGATGGCTTTATTTGAGCCCGAGTATAGGAAGCGGAATTTCCATCGTAAAATCACGAATACCGAATCCTGCTATTCGAAAAACACATGTCAAAAGACATCACCCTGCGGCAGATGCGTTACTTCGTGGCTGCCGCGCAAAGCGGGCAGTTTTCAATGGCGGCGACGGTCGAACATGTGTCGCAATCCGCGATTACCAACGCGGTACTCGCGTTAGAGGAAACCCTGGGTACGCGCCTGTTCGAACGCCTGCCGCAGGGCGTCGCGCTGACACCGGATGGGCAGGACTTCCTGAATCACGCGCGGCACATACTCGATTCAGTGCGCGACGCGGTCTACAAGGCACCTTTTCGCTCGCACGATCTGAAGGGGACGGTGCGCATCGCGGCGTCCTATACGTTGCTCGGCTACTTTCTGCCGGAACTGATGGCGCGCTTTCGTGCGACTTACCCCGACATCGAGATCGATCTGCACGACACGGACCGTGCGTCGATCGAGCAGGCGGTGCTCGACGGCGATGTCGACCTTGGCATTGCTCTGTTGTCGAATGTGGAAAATATCCGGCGTTTTCAGCACCACACGCTGATTCGGTCGCGCCGGCAGTTGTGGACCTCGCCCACGCATCCGCTCACGCAACTCAACGCGCCTTCGCTCGCGGATATCGCGAAGTATCCGTATATCCTGATTACCGTAGACGAAGGCGAGCAGTCCACATTGCGCTACTGGAGGCGTAACGAAATCGAGCCGAATATCGCATTTCGCACCAGTTCAATGGAAGCGCTGCGCGGTCTCGTCGCGTATGGTTTCGGTGTGACGATTCTGTCCGACATGGTATTTCGCCCGTGGTCGCTGGAGGGCAAGCGGATCGAAGCGCGGCCTATTCTCAACGCGATTCCGCAGATGGATGCGGGCATGTTGTGGCGCAAGGGCGCGACGTTGGATACACCGGCCGTTGCGTTTCAACAGTTCCTGATTCATGCGTGTGGAAGTTGACGGCAGGGCGTGTTCCGTCAGGCCAGCTTCGAATCAAACGGACACAGTCATGGCGCCGGTGTTTTGCCTGTATCTGTTTTTCGCATACCAGAATTCAGTGTAAGGACTCTCCGGAGTTGGCGAGATGCGACGGCGGAAAGCCAAGCGCTTGCCGGAACATGGTCGAGAACGCCGGTGTATTCGCATAGCCCAGTTCGGCAGCGACTTCCGCGAGCGGGATACCACGACCGATCAGGTCAATCGCACGGGCCAGCCGTAGCTGCCTGCGCCACACTCCGAAACCGGTCTGCAGTTCCGTCTGGAACAGACGGGCCAGCGTCCGCTCACTGGCGCCGATGACAGGCGCCCATTCGGCGAGCGTCCGGGCGCAACCTGGATCGTCCATCATCGCGGTACATAAGGCGCGCAGACGCCGGTCGTCGGGCAGGCGCAAGCCCAGAGGCAACGAGGGTGCCTCGCGCATTTCCTCGATCAGCAAACGCATTGCAAGCTGCCGGTGGCGCCGTGACGCGACGGCGTCGCTCGCAAGGGTATGCGTAAGCGCACGCATCAACGGGGAAACCTCGATCACCGAACAGGCGTCGAGCGGCAGCGGCGCCGCCTTGGGTTCGACATACAGCGCGTGAAACTCGACGCGTCCGAGCATGACCACCTCGTGCTCGATGCCGGGCGGAATCCAGACCGCGCGAAAGAGCGGGACGATCCACATCATGCCCGGCGTGCTGACACGAATGCTTCCCTGCCGGGGGTAGACCAGTTGTCCCCAGGTATGCCTATGCCGTTCGATGATCCCGTCGGGCGGCGGCAGGCGTAGATGGACCATGACCGGTTCGTTGACGCTCGGTCCGAGTTTGGGCAGCGGATCGTAGGAAATTCGTCGTGGCATGATTTCGTAAATAACTGTCATTGAAACGAATTCATGCCATTGTAAATCCGCCTACCATGCACAGGAAGCGTCGAGCGGAGAGCGAAGTTATGAGTCAGCCAATCAAACGGCGGGAGCGGAAGGAGTTGGCATCTTCCGCCTCGGCGGGGCAGGATGGGGGCGCTGCGCGGTCCACGGGTCTTGCGAAGCATGGCCACGAAATCGGTACGGGTCTGCTCCTGATCTGGCTGGTCGCCGCGATGGTCTTGCCGCACTATGTGCCGCTCGTTCGCGGGCATCCCGAAGCGACCTCGAAAGCGGCCGTCCTCGTGCTGTTCACGGTGTGCTCATGGGCGCTTGGCCTGTTCAAGGAACCGCTGACGACGCTGCTGTTCTTTCTGTTCTGCATGCTTTTCGCGGTCGCGCCGGCTGAGACGGTTTTCGGCGGATTCGTATCGCCTGCATGGTGGCTGGTGTTCGGCGGCGGGATCATCGGTGTTGCCGTACGCAGCACGGGTCTCGCCGATCGTTTCAGCACGCTGCTGCTGGCGATGAACGTGAGCAGCTACCGGTATTACGTAGCGGCGGTCGTGCTCGGAGCGGTCGCGCTGGCGTTCGTCATGCCGTCCACCACGGGACGGGTGTTGCTGCTTACGCCGATTGCCCTGACGCTGTCCGACCGGCTGGGTTTCGTGCCCGGACGCGCGGGCCGCACGGGTCTTGTCATGGCAGTCGCCGCGGCCAGCTATATGCCGCCGACCACGATACTGCCGGCGAACATTCCCAACTCGGTTCTTCTCGGCGCAGCGCAGGCCCTGTATGGCGTGCGGCTGCACTATGGACCGTATTTCCTGCTTCACTTCCCGATACTGGGCGCCCTCAAAACGGCGATCCTGATCTGGCTGATCTGCCGGTTTTTCCCCGACAAGGTTGAAGTAGCGAAGACTCAGGCAACTGACGCGGGAAAACTATCCGCGCGCGAGATTGCGCTTCTCGGCGTCCTCGCACTGTCGCTGCTGTGCTACGCGACCGACTTCTGGCATGGGATATCGCCAGCCTGGGTGAGCCTGGCCGCGGGAGTGGCGTGCCTTCTGCCGCAGACCCGGATCCTGTCCGTCCAGGATTTCACGGAGAAGATGCACATCACGCCGCTCGTGTATGTGGCCGGCTTTCTCGGACTGGGGGCGGTGATCGCGCAAAGCGGTCTTGGTGCGTGGGCGGCACATCTGCTGCTCGGGTGGACGGGCATGGCGCCTGGGCATCCCGCCGCGAATGTGCTGCTGCTCGTTCTGATCGGCGCGGGTATAGGACTGTTGACCACCTTGCCGGGACTGCCTGCCGTGCTCACGCCGGTAGCGGGCCAACTGGCTGAGGCGAGCGGCTTGCCGCTGTACACCGTGCTGATGCTTCAGGTGCCGGTCTTCTCGACCGTTTTTCTGCCGTATCAGTCGCCACCGATGATGATCGCGATGCATCTGGGTGGGGTGAGCCTGAAGGACGGTGCAAAGCTTTGCCTCGCGCTGGCGGCCATCACGGTGCTATGCCTGTTGCCGCTTGATTATCTCTGGTGGCATGTTGTCGGGGTCTTGCGGTAAGAGGGCGGTTCGCTCTCGGCCGCCGATACCGTTACATGCTGCCGTTTTCGACGACGCGGCCTTCCGCGCGCCAGCGGAGCATGCCGCCGGCAAGGTTGGCCACCTGCTCGAATCCGGCCTGCCGCAAAATGACTGTGGCCTGGGCCGACCGTCCGCCGGCCCGGCAGACGGTCACGGTTGGGCGTTCCTTCGTCAGTTCGGCGGCGCGCCCGGCTAGCTCGCCCAATGGAATGAGCTTGGCTGACGGAATGCGTCCCAATGGTCCGTCGAATTCGCCGGGCTCACGCACGTCGACGATTTCGACCGCGTGCAGATTTTCTTCGAGCCACTGGGCATTGATTTCCCAGATGCCCGCGAAACTGCATGTCAGCGGCGCCCAATCGGGCTCGGTCGTCTGCGCGGGGGAGAGCGTCGCGAGGCCGCATTTCAGGTTCGCGGGCACCGCTATGTCGATCTGCTTCGGATGTGGCAAACGCAGATTCGTCATGTAACCGGCGAAATCGTCTTCACACAGTTCGCCGCCCAGGCGCGGATTGAAGCGCCGTTCCTCGTCCACGCTCGTGACCGTCAAACCGCGATAGTCGTGAGCCGGGTAAAGCAGGCACGCGGCGGGCAGCGTAAAAATGTGGTTGTGGATTGCGCGAAACATCGCGTGCGCGTCGCCGCGCTGAAAATCCGTGCGGCCGGTGCCCCGGATCAACAGGCAATCGCCGGTAAACGCCATGGTCTCGTTGTCGAGCACGAGTGTGATGCATCCGTCGGTATGACCCGGTGTCGCACGGATCGTCAGGTACCGCGTGCCGAACTCGACCCTGTCGCCATGCTTCAGATAGCGATCCGCACCTTCGGCGCCGCTCGCCGCCGATATCGCAATCCTGCTACCTGTACGGCGATTCAGCATCCATGCGCCGGTCACGTGA
This window contains:
- a CDS encoding LysR family transcriptional regulator, which encodes MKITLDELQTFATVVDTGSITAAAQQLEQTVSAASRTLGRLEEKLKTTLLRRTTRRLELTEEGRTFLQNARAILESVESAEEQMVARRDKPSGRLRVDAASPFMLHVIVPLVRGYRERYPHVELELNSNEGIIDLLERRTDVAIRIGRLKDSTLHSRLIGNSRLRILASPGFLEAHGQPRKVEDLGKHALLGFNQPESLNVWPVLGADGELHRIEPTVYSSSGETLRQLALDGVGIACLSDFMTGQDRESGRLVQVLSRQTQDIRQPIHAVYYRNTAISSRIASFVDYLVKAFETR
- a CDS encoding indolepyruvate ferredoxin oxidoreductase family protein, translating into MNAPLSPELRDALATVSLDDKYTLKKGRVYMSGTQALVRLPMLQKARDQRAGLNTAGYVSGYRGSPLGALDQGLWKAKKHLKEHDVVFQPGVNEDLAATAVWGTQQINLWPGAKVDGVFGMWYGKGPGVDRTGDVFKHANSAGTDPNGGVLVLAGDDHAAKSSSVAHQSEHMFVASGIPVLYPASVQEYLDYGLHGWAMSRYSGLWVAMKCVTDVVESSASIDIDPDRLQIVLPDDFDMPEGGLNIRWPDPPLAQEARLLNHKWYAALAYVRANKLNRVVIDSPTPRLGIMTAGKAYLDVRQALADLSLDDETCARIGIRVLKVGCVWPLDAQNARDFATGLDEILVVEEKRQILEYALKEELYNWRDDVRPKVFGKFDQRDNAGGEWSVPRGQTLLPAHYELSPALIAKAIARRLAQADLPADVRERIEARVAIIEAKEREAATPRSVAERQPWFCSGCPHNTSTRVPEGSRALAGIGCHYMSMWMDRNTETFSQMGGEGVAWTGQMHFTNERHVFVNLGDGTYFHSGLLAIRASIAAGANVTYKVLYNDAVAMTGGQPVDGVLTVPQIAFQVVAEGAKRVLIVTDEPEKYDAKVRLPDDVKVYHRDELDRLQRELRDMAGTSILIYDQTCATEKRRRRKRGTYPDPAKRAFINDAVCEGCGDCSVQSNCLSVEPLQTPLGTKRKINQSSCNKDFSCVNGFCPSFVTAEGAQVKKPGKASSDAALPDFAALPRPVIAALSKPYGVLVTGVGGTGVVTIGGLLGMAAHLENKGVTVLDMAGLAQKGGAVLSHVQIAATPGQLHATRIATGEARLIIGCDAIVSASAEVLSRTQRGVTRAAINNSATPTAQFVRDPQWSFPADETRHDLQQSIGDDCDFIDANRLALDLLGDTLYANPLLLGFAWQRGWLPVGYESLDRAIELNGVAVEKNRLAFEWGRYVAQHGEAAAGAFAPHAKKQQAIVVQMPESLERLIERNVERLGLYQNARYAARYVNVVERMRAAETKLAAGAKLRLTPVVARNLAKLMTYKDEYEVARLYADPAYLDKLRAQFEGEPGRDYKLAFHLAPPLLAKRDEHGHLKKQRFGQWTLSLFRVLARLKVLRGTALDVFGKTAERRNERELIEQYVTLIDEFCTTLDSTRFDVAMKLANLPDEIRGFGHVKERNVTAAALKREQWLRDYRDSARLERFDQVVDKRSNS
- a CDS encoding LysR family transcriptional regulator, which gives rise to MSKDITLRQMRYFVAAAQSGQFSMAATVEHVSQSAITNAVLALEETLGTRLFERLPQGVALTPDGQDFLNHARHILDSVRDAVYKAPFRSHDLKGTVRIAASYTLLGYFLPELMARFRATYPDIEIDLHDTDRASIEQAVLDGDVDLGIALLSNVENIRRFQHHTLIRSRRQLWTSPTHPLTQLNAPSLADIAKYPYILITVDEGEQSTLRYWRRNEIEPNIAFRTSSMEALRGLVAYGFGVTILSDMVFRPWSLEGKRIEARPILNAIPQMDAGMLWRKGATLDTPAVAFQQFLIHACGS
- a CDS encoding AraC family transcriptional regulator produces the protein MPRRISYDPLPKLGPSVNEPVMVHLRLPPPDGIIERHRHTWGQLVYPRQGSIRVSTPGMMWIVPLFRAVWIPPGIEHEVVMLGRVEFHALYVEPKAAPLPLDACSVIEVSPLMRALTHTLASDAVASRRHRQLAMRLLIEEMREAPSLPLGLRLPDDRRLRALCTAMMDDPGCARTLAEWAPVIGASERTLARLFQTELQTGFGVWRRQLRLARAIDLIGRGIPLAEVAAELGYANTPAFSTMFRQALGFPPSHLANSGESLH
- a CDS encoding SLC13 family permease, yielding MSQPIKRRERKELASSASAGQDGGAARSTGLAKHGHEIGTGLLLIWLVAAMVLPHYVPLVRGHPEATSKAAVLVLFTVCSWALGLFKEPLTTLLFFLFCMLFAVAPAETVFGGFVSPAWWLVFGGGIIGVAVRSTGLADRFSTLLLAMNVSSYRYYVAAVVLGAVALAFVMPSTTGRVLLLTPIALTLSDRLGFVPGRAGRTGLVMAVAAASYMPPTTILPANIPNSVLLGAAQALYGVRLHYGPYFLLHFPILGALKTAILIWLICRFFPDKVEVAKTQATDAGKLSAREIALLGVLALSLLCYATDFWHGISPAWVSLAAGVACLLPQTRILSVQDFTEKMHITPLVYVAGFLGLGAVIAQSGLGAWAAHLLLGWTGMAPGHPAANVLLLVLIGAGIGLLTTLPGLPAVLTPVAGQLAEASGLPLYTVLMLQVPVFSTVFLPYQSPPMMIAMHLGGVSLKDGAKLCLALAAITVLCLLPLDYLWWHVVGVLR
- a CDS encoding rhodanese-like domain-containing protein, with translation MIFRQLFDQQSSTYTYLLADSTTREAVLVDPVFEQVRRDAALIEELGLHLLCTIDTHVHADHVTGAWMLNRRTGSRIAISAASGAEGADRYLKHGDRVEFGTRYLTIRATPGHTDGCITLVLDNETMAFTGDCLLIRGTGRTDFQRGDAHAMFRAIHNHIFTLPAACLLYPAHDYRGLTVTSVDEERRFNPRLGGELCEDDFAGYMTNLRLPHPKQIDIAVPANLKCGLATLSPAQTTEPDWAPLTCSFAGIWEINAQWLEENLHAVEIVDVREPGEFDGPLGRIPSAKLIPLGELAGRAAELTKERPTVTVCRAGGRSAQATVILRQAGFEQVANLAGGMLRWRAEGRVVENGSM